The proteins below are encoded in one region of Podarcis raffonei isolate rPodRaf1 chromosome 8, rPodRaf1.pri, whole genome shotgun sequence:
- the LOC128419741 gene encoding tumor necrosis factor receptor superfamily member 18-like has protein sequence MEAKFHPRLDGRWICLAMLWLCVELAQSTIDGQQEGRPCCSSTLAGIPPKSCGKCGGGKCCKDKLCHQCRALPTCPEGQELRCSGTIDFRYFCSPCPNGTFSDAKGSCCRPWANCKTLGLPVRRPGNTTHNVECGDTRPITVVMQIDSTVTTILTIVTATGLSLLILLTFFLIICVWTQKKKVPLVEEPESVHPSNFLGSHHEDTCSCQFPEEEHGENMDKWKASQISLAH, from the exons ATGGAAGCCAAATTTCACCCCAGATTAGATGGCCGCTGGATTTGCTTAGCGATGCTCTGGCTGTGTGTGGAGCTAGCGCAATCCACCATTGATGGTCAACAGGAAGGGAGACCTTGTTGCTCGTCAACTCTTG CAGGAATTCCCCCAAAATCCTGTGGCAAATGTGGTGGTGGGAAGTGCTGTAAGGACAAGCTATGCCATCAATGCCGGGCACTGCCAACGTGTCCAGAAGGGCAGGAACTGAGATGTTCAG gCACTATTGACTTCAGATATTTCTGCAGCCCATGCCCTAATGGAACTTTCTCTGATGCCAAAGGCAGCTGTTGCAGACCTTGGGCAAA CTGCAAGACGTTGGGGCTTCCAGTTCGACGACCAGGGAACACAACTCATAACGTGGAATGTGGCGACACGAGACCCATCACTGTGGTTATGCAAATTG ATTCCACAGTGACGACTATCTTGACCATTGTGACAGCAACGGGCCTCTCTCTTCTCATCCTGCTGACGTTCTTTTTAATCATCTGCGTATGGACACAGAAGAAGAAAGTGCCCCTGGTGGAAG AGCCTGAATCCGTCCACCCTTCAAACTTCCTAGGATCTCATCATGAAGACACCTGCAGTTGCCAGTTCCCAGAGGAAGAACATGGGGAGAACATGGATAAATGGAAGGCCTCGCAGATCTCTTTGGCCCATTGA